From Amycolatopsis sp. cg9, one genomic window encodes:
- a CDS encoding winged helix-turn-helix transcriptional regulator: MSTSRSYGDACTIARALDVVGERWALLVVRELLLGPQRFSDVRRALPGASSNLVTDRLRELEGHGVVARRKLPPPAGSTVYELTGWGRELEPVVLALGAWGGGIPRPPDAHLGTTSVLLFLRGAAQPRGTACYRVELDTRVWTVRTEPGRLTVEPGAPESPDATIRTDPPTLNALLEKPSDLDAAIAGGRVEASGDRKAVRRLLRERLG; the protein is encoded by the coding sequence ATGTCGACGAGCCGCAGCTACGGGGACGCCTGCACGATCGCCCGCGCGCTGGACGTCGTCGGGGAACGGTGGGCCCTGCTCGTCGTGCGCGAGCTGCTTCTCGGACCGCAGCGGTTCTCCGACGTCCGGCGCGCGCTGCCGGGCGCGAGTTCGAACCTCGTCACCGACCGGCTGCGGGAACTCGAAGGCCACGGCGTCGTCGCGCGGCGGAAACTGCCGCCGCCGGCCGGGTCCACCGTCTACGAACTGACCGGCTGGGGTCGTGAGCTGGAACCCGTCGTGCTCGCGCTCGGGGCTTGGGGTGGCGGCATTCCGCGACCACCGGACGCGCACCTCGGCACGACGTCCGTGCTGCTGTTCCTCCGCGGTGCCGCGCAGCCCCGCGGCACCGCCTGCTACCGCGTCGAGCTCGACACTCGCGTGTGGACGGTCCGCACCGAGCCGGGCCGCCTGACGGTCGAGCCCGGTGCGCCCGAGTCGCCGGACGCCACGATCCGCACCGACCCGCCGACGCTGAACGCGCTGCTCGAGAAGCCGTCGGACCTCGACGCCGCGATCGCGGGCGGCCGCGTGGAAGCGAGCGGCGACCGGAAAGCCGTCAGGCGGCTACTGCGCGAGCGGCTGGGGTGA
- a CDS encoding FAD-dependent monooxygenase: MHETDVLIAGAGPAGLLLAAELALAGVRTTIVERHPERPPYCRGFNLNSRSLDLLARRGLAAGLVAEGHQVPHAPVTGLPGPLLLDGAATDHPFSLGIPQTRVEEVLEARALELGAEILRGHELLSFTQDDSGVTASIHNGLSGRARYLVGCDGGRSTVRKQAGIGFPGVDARWFALLGDVECELPYGPSAGPDGRTVFVIPRPGYVRIVVREDEPPADKDTPVTLELLQAQVDAVLGRHVPLRAPRWLSRFGDAARLASSYRSGRVLLAGDAAHIHPPAGAIGVNVALDDAFNLGWKLAATVRGTAPEGLLDTYHAERHAAGERILANTQAQVAVEEAAGEPWADLLRRVAAHPAGNRALAEIITGLDACYEPGGHPWLGRLAPDVPVTVAGRPTRLAELLHHGRPVLVDLAGAFGAWSSAVEVVAASSTSDLGAVLLRPDGHVTWVTGGADDTGLAEAVRRWIGDAPAPVPA, encoded by the coding sequence GTGCACGAAACCGATGTCCTCATCGCCGGCGCCGGCCCGGCCGGCCTGCTGCTCGCCGCGGAACTCGCGCTGGCGGGCGTCCGCACCACGATCGTCGAGCGCCACCCGGAGCGCCCGCCGTACTGCCGCGGCTTCAACCTGAACTCGCGCTCGCTGGACCTGCTCGCCCGGCGCGGGCTGGCCGCCGGACTGGTCGCCGAGGGGCACCAGGTGCCACACGCCCCGGTCACCGGCCTGCCCGGCCCGCTGCTGCTCGACGGTGCGGCGACCGACCACCCGTTCTCGCTGGGCATCCCGCAGACCCGCGTCGAGGAGGTCCTGGAGGCGCGGGCGCTGGAGCTCGGCGCCGAAATCCTGCGCGGCCACGAGCTGCTTTCCTTCACCCAGGACGATTCCGGGGTGACGGCGTCGATCCACAATGGACTTTCCGGCCGCGCGCGCTACCTCGTGGGCTGCGACGGCGGGCGCAGCACGGTCCGCAAGCAGGCCGGGATCGGCTTCCCCGGCGTGGACGCGCGCTGGTTCGCGCTGCTCGGCGACGTCGAATGCGAGCTGCCGTACGGACCTTCGGCCGGTCCGGACGGCCGGACGGTGTTCGTCATCCCGCGGCCCGGGTACGTCCGGATCGTCGTCCGGGAAGACGAGCCGCCCGCGGACAAGGACACGCCGGTCACGCTGGAGCTGCTGCAGGCCCAGGTGGACGCGGTGCTGGGACGGCACGTTCCGCTGCGCGCACCCCGCTGGCTGAGCCGCTTCGGCGACGCGGCGCGCCTGGCGTCGAGCTACCGGTCAGGTCGCGTCCTGCTGGCCGGCGACGCGGCGCACATCCACCCGCCGGCCGGGGCGATCGGGGTGAACGTGGCGCTGGACGACGCGTTCAACCTCGGCTGGAAGCTGGCGGCGACGGTGCGCGGGACGGCTCCCGAGGGGCTCCTCGACACCTACCACGCCGAGCGACATGCCGCGGGGGAACGGATTCTGGCCAACACCCAGGCGCAGGTCGCGGTGGAAGAGGCGGCCGGGGAGCCCTGGGCGGACCTGCTGCGGCGGGTGGCCGCGCACCCGGCCGGGAACCGGGCGCTGGCCGAGATCATCACCGGACTGGACGCTTGCTACGAGCCGGGCGGGCACCCTTGGCTGGGGCGGCTGGCACCGGACGTTCCGGTGACGGTCGCGGGCCGGCCGACGCGGCTGGCGGAGCTGCTGCACCACGGGCGGCCGGTGCTGGTGGACCTGGCCGGGGCGTTCGGTGCCTGGTCGTCGGCGGTGGAGGTGGTGGCGGCTTCGTCCACATCGGACCTCGGCGCGGTGCTGCTGCGGCCGGACGGGCACGTCACTTGGGTGACCGGGGGCGCGGACGACACCGGGCTCGCGGAGGCCGTGCGGCGGTGGATCGGCGACGCGCCGGCACCGGTGCCGGCCTGA
- a CDS encoding maleylpyruvate isomerase family mycothiol-dependent enzyme, with translation MKSLSHDRLAVALVGEAERFGATIAGAAPDSPVPTCPEWTLRDLAWHVGVAYHKSAAIIASRPAGYVPFEAVTIGEPPAFAGLGDWLRDGAGRLVAAVAEVGPETPTSTWTPDRRAGFWTRRLTHETVVHRADAALATGTPYDVDAELAADGIAEGLGLVAVFSRPHHPALDRTPLRGTGETLLFHATEPDLGWLVRRTPSAVEVSHEPAAADVVVEGRAADLLLALTGRLAADDPRIGVSGDAELFRHWLAHTRF, from the coding sequence GTGAAGTCGTTGAGCCACGACCGGCTGGCCGTCGCACTCGTCGGCGAAGCGGAGCGGTTCGGCGCGACGATCGCGGGCGCCGCACCGGATTCGCCCGTCCCGACGTGTCCTGAATGGACACTGCGCGACCTGGCCTGGCACGTCGGGGTGGCCTACCACAAGTCCGCCGCGATCATCGCGAGCCGCCCGGCGGGGTACGTGCCGTTCGAGGCCGTCACGATCGGCGAGCCGCCCGCGTTCGCCGGCCTCGGCGACTGGCTCCGCGACGGCGCCGGGCGGCTCGTCGCCGCGGTGGCCGAGGTCGGCCCCGAGACGCCGACGTCGACTTGGACGCCCGATCGCCGCGCCGGGTTCTGGACGCGGCGGCTGACCCACGAGACGGTCGTCCACCGCGCGGACGCGGCCCTCGCCACCGGCACGCCGTACGACGTCGACGCCGAGCTCGCCGCGGACGGCATCGCCGAAGGCCTCGGCCTGGTCGCCGTCTTCTCGCGGCCGCACCACCCGGCGCTGGACCGGACGCCGCTGCGGGGCACCGGCGAGACGCTGCTGTTCCACGCGACCGAGCCGGACCTCGGCTGGCTGGTCCGGCGGACGCCGTCGGCGGTCGAGGTGAGCCACGAGCCCGCCGCGGCGGACGTCGTGGTCGAAGGCCGGGCCGCCGACCTGCTCCTCGCGCTGACCGGGCGCCTCGCCGCGGACGACCCGCGGATCGGCGTGTCCGGCGACGCGGAGCTGTTCCGGCACTGGCTGGCGCACACGCGCTTCTAG
- a CDS encoding MFS transporter, with protein sequence MTGDLKRARLGVSVVFAVCGAAFATWLARVPAVQEQLGLSTGSLATGLFGLAAGSVLALLGAGALLTRIGSRAAVVLGAVVLCAGLPLVAFAWSAPVFVAALAVLGVGNSLLDVAMNAHAARVEEGYGRPIFAGFHAFWNIGGLAGSGVDALMEAAHVPVSVHFPLAGAVLLALALWAARTRFLTGADRGQGDAAFAWPSRALVPLGVIAFCGFVAEGAVNSWSAVYLADVTGATPALASLGYFAFSATMIAVRLVADRVVARTGPVAFVRVAAAVAVLGFAVVLAVPWPVAGVLGFAVVGLGVAGIVPIAWSAAGRKQADAPGRAVAAVAACGYLGFLVEPVLVGVLATRVGLHWALSSAVVVTFAIVFLAPSLRVRSPQPLAQ encoded by the coding sequence GTGACGGGTGACTTGAAACGCGCCCGCCTGGGGGTTTCGGTCGTGTTCGCGGTGTGCGGTGCCGCGTTCGCGACCTGGCTGGCCCGGGTGCCCGCGGTGCAGGAGCAGCTGGGGCTGAGCACGGGGTCGCTGGCGACCGGGCTCTTCGGCCTCGCCGCCGGATCGGTGCTGGCGCTGCTGGGCGCGGGCGCGCTGCTGACCCGGATCGGCAGCCGCGCGGCCGTCGTGCTCGGGGCGGTCGTGCTGTGCGCGGGGCTGCCGCTGGTCGCGTTCGCCTGGTCGGCGCCGGTGTTCGTGGCCGCGCTCGCCGTGCTCGGCGTCGGCAACAGCCTGCTCGACGTCGCGATGAACGCGCACGCCGCCCGCGTCGAGGAGGGCTACGGGCGCCCGATCTTCGCCGGCTTCCACGCGTTCTGGAACATCGGCGGCCTCGCCGGTTCGGGCGTCGACGCGCTGATGGAGGCCGCGCACGTCCCGGTGTCGGTGCACTTCCCGCTCGCCGGCGCGGTGCTGCTCGCGCTCGCGCTGTGGGCCGCCCGCACCCGCTTCCTGACCGGCGCCGACCGCGGCCAGGGCGACGCGGCGTTCGCGTGGCCGAGCCGGGCGCTGGTCCCGCTCGGCGTGATCGCGTTCTGCGGGTTCGTCGCCGAAGGCGCGGTGAACAGCTGGAGCGCGGTGTACCTCGCCGACGTCACCGGCGCGACGCCCGCGTTGGCCTCCCTGGGCTACTTCGCATTCTCGGCGACGATGATCGCGGTCCGCCTGGTCGCCGACCGCGTCGTGGCGCGGACGGGGCCGGTCGCGTTCGTCCGCGTGGCGGCCGCGGTCGCGGTGCTCGGGTTCGCCGTGGTCCTCGCCGTGCCGTGGCCGGTCGCGGGCGTGCTCGGCTTCGCGGTGGTGGGGCTGGGCGTGGCCGGGATCGTGCCGATCGCGTGGAGCGCGGCGGGCCGGAAGCAGGCGGACGCGCCGGGCCGGGCGGTCGCCGCGGTCGCGGCGTGCGGCTACCTGGGCTTCCTGGTGGAGCCGGTGCTGGTGGGCGTGCTGGCCACCCGCGTCGGCCTGCACTGGGCGCTGTCGTCGGCGGTCGTGGTCACGTTCGCGATCGTCTTCCTCGCCCCGTCACTGCGGGTCCGGTCACCCCAGCCGCTCGCGCAGTAG
- a CDS encoding PadR family transcriptional regulator produces the protein MARKIRNTLALALLGLLLERPMHPYEMASTLRERYKDTSFKINPGSLYDTVESLAKHRWIEPVETVREGNRPERTVYAHTELGRQEFVAWLDELVREPVAEYPKFVAAVSYLGALGPDRAADALEERARHLAERIEGADTALAETVGKGAPRLFMIEVEFVRHAWQAELDWARRTAAEIRAGSLPWPEHS, from the coding sequence GTGGCGCGCAAGATCCGCAACACCCTCGCCCTGGCCCTGCTCGGCCTGCTGCTGGAACGCCCGATGCACCCGTACGAAATGGCGTCCACGCTGCGCGAGCGGTACAAGGACACGAGTTTCAAGATCAACCCCGGTTCGCTCTACGACACCGTGGAGTCGCTGGCGAAGCACCGCTGGATCGAGCCGGTCGAGACGGTCCGGGAGGGCAACCGGCCGGAGCGGACCGTCTACGCGCACACCGAACTCGGCCGCCAGGAGTTCGTCGCGTGGCTCGACGAACTGGTCCGCGAACCGGTCGCGGAGTACCCGAAGTTCGTCGCGGCGGTGAGCTACCTCGGCGCACTCGGCCCGGACCGCGCCGCCGACGCGCTCGAGGAACGGGCGCGGCACCTGGCCGAACGCATCGAGGGCGCGGACACGGCGCTGGCCGAAACGGTCGGCAAGGGCGCGCCGCGGCTGTTCATGATCGAGGTCGAGTTCGTCCGGCACGCCTGGCAGGCCGAGCTCGACTGGGCCCGCCGCACGGCCGCCGAAATCCGCGCCGGCTCGCTGCCCTGGCCCGAACACTCCTGA
- a CDS encoding GNAT family N-acetyltransferase: MLITTERLTLHAWSEDCFDGLFALAQLPETVRYVGTGEPWSHEYTLGKHRATLSHWEARGFGWFAVSASPGSFDGVVSLVSRSAAESGLGTPAVEMGWWVAPSGWGRGYATEATSAVRDKAFESGWADRLLAVYEPANTASARVVAKLGFTPHSKFTLDGRVEQRAVLDRPS; encoded by the coding sequence ATCACCACGGAACGGCTCACGCTGCACGCGTGGTCCGAAGACTGCTTCGACGGCTTGTTCGCGCTGGCCCAGCTCCCGGAAACGGTCCGCTACGTCGGAACCGGCGAGCCGTGGAGCCACGAGTACACCCTGGGCAAGCACCGCGCGACGCTGTCCCACTGGGAAGCGCGCGGCTTCGGCTGGTTCGCGGTGTCGGCCTCCCCGGGTTCGTTCGACGGCGTGGTGTCGCTGGTCAGCCGCAGCGCCGCGGAGTCGGGCCTGGGTACGCCGGCGGTGGAGATGGGCTGGTGGGTCGCCCCCTCGGGCTGGGGCCGGGGCTACGCGACCGAAGCGACTTCGGCGGTGCGGGACAAGGCTTTCGAGTCGGGCTGGGCGGACCGCCTGCTGGCGGTGTACGAACCGGCGAACACGGCTTCGGCCCGGGTGGTGGCGAAGCTGGGGTTCACCCCGCACAGCAAGTTCACGCTGGACGGCCGGGTCGAGCAGCGCGCGGTGCTGGACCGCCCGAGCTGA
- a CDS encoding NACHT domain-containing NTPase — MRREPALTYEGALQILGHRDRRWLKRVDLVLGGVILGAGLASVINPVASVAAFAAVWGWVDQKNEAVRLVQEALNGLPAALRGSAGFERRRLVLAAHSTLVVAAYFEALREHIGEDEYALLEITETEKARLAAPGAEHLYRSEVPAPSARAGFDETAEHVRTWLVQLDERVHRFVRGLAVDDPYSRDVDTSVVDKAVRRYTSHYLKTAATVPEFRVWAELGEHAATRTKVEDLGEDLRSALHGHGSALVRLENLLTLMAPGAEPADDLRTAVRSVNRALLDEAIIPLTAARQYGRDIVFPPVGQIFVNPRYRFEVSAPDARPGDETWWEHREIHDDLDVRLVAHLASADAPRRPLLVLGHPGAGKSLLTKVIAARLPATSYTVVRVPLRHVRAHTPIHEQVQQALDLVTHRRVPWADLVEQSVETVRVVLLDGLDELLQQPHARLYGYLHDVMEFQRNEANQDRPVVVVVTSRTTVTDRVEIPDAIPIVKLEDFDHDQIGAWLTEWNAVNAAGTAAGRTRAFPLEAALRQRELTRQPLLLLMMALYVADPDAPDLEEQLSSAELYRRLLTHFAQREAGKSSTALSPHQIEQRVDDHLRRLSTAALGMFNRGRQSITAEELGADLAVLEKKTTDTTQTLADLGQRVIGEFFFVHTAQARLLAAAPPQHQYEFLHATFGEYLVASRVTEELAEVAHAAFSARRGIREPDDDLLFALLAHEVLAVRQPTLTFVAELAADLDGTERAQMLEVLDILIAQHRSRTGSTRYLDYRPRPVDHVRELAGYSANLVLLRVALGEDAGLPLEEFLHGPENPLPAWRSLLAFWRAGLADESWEAILSALSYRDGELSLPKEIFFTGSEPITYARLAGDLHAERVARFGEAFVDRNFYADAGDAMADIVEPWLALGLSNQYPGPFTSVFNKDAVKPPQEHLDSIFDRVEMLLKMSSPFADTRHVAWLVRWVMDHRADGRLDPYALTAAVLAHPGLLDELPELMDPRLYDAPGVPLMLEAEIAARGESEPPKLAELRYAIQRRQPGELWLNERLLAALHELLAAHRWPAPLQEPDDRSDRDPGFP; from the coding sequence GTGCGTAGGGAACCCGCGCTGACCTATGAGGGCGCCTTGCAGATCCTGGGCCACCGCGACCGGCGGTGGCTCAAGCGGGTCGACCTGGTGCTCGGCGGCGTCATCCTGGGCGCCGGCTTGGCCTCGGTGATCAACCCGGTCGCTTCGGTGGCCGCGTTCGCCGCGGTGTGGGGCTGGGTCGACCAGAAGAACGAGGCCGTCAGGCTCGTGCAGGAGGCGTTGAACGGCCTTCCCGCCGCGCTGCGCGGCTCTGCCGGGTTCGAACGCCGCCGGTTGGTCCTCGCGGCGCATTCGACGCTGGTGGTCGCGGCGTACTTCGAAGCGCTGCGGGAGCACATCGGCGAGGACGAGTACGCACTCCTCGAGATCACCGAGACCGAGAAGGCCCGCTTGGCCGCGCCGGGAGCCGAGCACCTGTACCGGAGCGAGGTGCCGGCGCCGTCGGCGCGGGCCGGGTTCGACGAGACCGCGGAGCACGTCCGCACGTGGCTGGTACAGCTCGACGAGCGGGTTCACCGCTTCGTCCGCGGTCTCGCGGTGGACGACCCGTACAGCCGGGACGTCGACACCTCCGTCGTCGACAAGGCCGTCCGGCGGTACACCTCGCACTACCTGAAAACGGCGGCGACCGTTCCGGAGTTCCGGGTGTGGGCCGAGCTCGGTGAGCACGCCGCGACCAGGACCAAGGTCGAGGACCTCGGGGAAGACCTGCGCAGTGCGCTGCACGGGCACGGATCCGCCCTGGTCCGCCTGGAGAACCTCCTGACCCTCATGGCGCCCGGTGCCGAACCCGCCGACGACCTGCGCACCGCGGTGCGCAGCGTCAACCGGGCCTTGCTCGACGAAGCGATCATCCCGCTCACCGCCGCCCGGCAGTACGGGAGGGACATCGTCTTCCCGCCGGTCGGGCAGATCTTCGTCAATCCGCGTTACCGCTTCGAGGTGAGCGCGCCGGACGCCCGGCCGGGTGACGAGACGTGGTGGGAGCATCGCGAGATCCACGACGACCTGGACGTCCGGCTCGTCGCCCACCTGGCGTCCGCGGACGCGCCGCGCCGGCCGTTGCTCGTGCTGGGCCACCCCGGCGCCGGGAAGAGCCTGCTCACCAAGGTGATCGCGGCCCGGCTCCCGGCGACCTCGTACACGGTCGTCCGGGTGCCGCTGCGCCACGTGCGCGCGCACACGCCCATCCACGAACAGGTGCAGCAGGCGCTCGACCTCGTGACCCACCGGCGCGTGCCTTGGGCCGACCTGGTCGAGCAGAGCGTCGAGACGGTGCGCGTGGTCCTGCTCGACGGGCTTGACGAGCTCCTCCAGCAGCCGCACGCGCGCCTGTACGGCTACCTGCACGACGTCATGGAGTTCCAGCGCAACGAGGCGAACCAGGACCGGCCGGTGGTCGTCGTCGTCACGTCGCGGACGACGGTGACCGACCGCGTGGAGATCCCCGACGCCATCCCGATCGTCAAGCTGGAGGACTTCGACCACGACCAGATCGGTGCCTGGCTGACCGAGTGGAACGCGGTCAACGCGGCCGGCACCGCCGCCGGGAGGACCCGGGCGTTCCCGCTGGAGGCGGCCCTCCGCCAACGGGAACTGACCCGGCAGCCTCTTCTGCTGCTCATGATGGCGCTGTACGTCGCCGACCCGGACGCCCCGGACCTGGAAGAGCAGCTCTCGTCGGCGGAGCTGTACCGGCGGCTGCTCACGCACTTCGCCCAGCGGGAAGCGGGGAAGTCGTCCACGGCGTTGTCCCCGCACCAGATCGAGCAGCGGGTCGACGACCACCTGCGACGACTGTCGACGGCGGCGCTGGGCATGTTCAACCGCGGCCGCCAGTCCATCACGGCCGAAGAGCTGGGCGCCGATCTCGCCGTCCTGGAGAAGAAGACGACGGACACGACGCAGACGCTCGCCGACCTCGGCCAGCGGGTCATCGGCGAGTTCTTCTTCGTGCACACGGCTCAAGCCCGTCTTCTCGCGGCGGCGCCACCTCAGCACCAGTACGAGTTCCTGCACGCGACGTTCGGCGAGTACCTGGTGGCAAGCCGCGTCACGGAGGAGCTGGCCGAGGTGGCCCACGCCGCCTTCAGCGCCCGGCGCGGGATCCGGGAGCCGGACGACGACCTGCTCTTCGCGCTGCTCGCCCACGAAGTGCTGGCTGTGCGCCAACCCACGCTGACGTTCGTCGCCGAGCTGGCGGCCGACCTCGACGGTACCGAGCGTGCGCAGATGCTCGAGGTGCTCGACATCCTGATCGCCCAGCACCGGAGCCGGACCGGTTCCACGCGCTACCTCGACTACCGGCCGAGACCCGTGGACCACGTGCGCGAGCTCGCCGGGTATTCGGCGAACCTCGTGTTGTTGCGGGTGGCACTCGGCGAAGACGCCGGGCTACCACTGGAGGAGTTCCTGCACGGACCCGAGAATCCGCTGCCGGCCTGGCGATCGCTGCTGGCCTTCTGGCGCGCGGGTCTCGCCGACGAATCCTGGGAGGCGATCCTTTCCGCCTTGTCGTACCGCGACGGTGAGCTGTCGCTGCCGAAGGAGATATTCTTCACGGGTTCCGAACCGATCACCTACGCCAGGCTAGCCGGTGACCTGCACGCGGAGCGGGTAGCGCGATTCGGGGAAGCTTTCGTCGACCGGAACTTCTACGCCGACGCCGGCGACGCGATGGCGGACATCGTCGAACCCTGGCTCGCACTCGGGCTGTCGAACCAGTACCCGGGGCCGTTCACCTCGGTGTTCAACAAAGACGCGGTGAAGCCGCCGCAAGAGCACCTCGACTCGATCTTCGACCGAGTCGAAATGCTTCTCAAAATGAGTTCTCCGTTCGCGGACACCCGGCATGTGGCGTGGCTGGTGCGGTGGGTGATGGACCACCGCGCGGACGGGCGGCTCGATCCGTACGCGCTCACGGCCGCGGTGCTGGCCCACCCCGGCCTCCTGGACGAATTGCCGGAACTGATGGACCCCCGGCTCTACGACGCGCCCGGCGTGCCGTTGATGCTGGAGGCCGAAATCGCGGCCCGCGGCGAGTCCGAGCCGCCGAAACTGGCCGAGCTCCGATACGCGATCCAACGGCGTCAGCCCGGTGAGCTTTGGCTCAACGAACGACTTCTCGCGGCCCTGCACGAGCTGCTTGCCGCTCACCGATGGCCGGCACCCCTGCAGGAGCCCGACGATCGGAGCGACCGCGACCCCGGCTTCCCGTGA
- a CDS encoding VOC family protein, translating into MSRPVVHFEIIGTDPASLRGYYGELFGWEFDTSAPVSAQVSEPGYGFVESGTIPGGVGGGAGHESHVLFYVGVPDVAAALAEAERLGGTRRMGPDRAPGRDLVVAQFTDPQGNLVGLAGPADVQRAP; encoded by the coding sequence ATGAGCCGACCTGTCGTGCACTTCGAGATCATCGGAACCGACCCGGCGAGCCTGCGCGGGTACTACGGCGAGCTGTTCGGCTGGGAATTCGACACCTCGGCGCCGGTATCGGCCCAGGTGTCGGAACCCGGCTACGGCTTCGTCGAATCCGGAACCATCCCCGGCGGCGTCGGCGGCGGCGCGGGCCACGAGAGCCACGTGCTGTTCTACGTCGGCGTCCCGGACGTCGCGGCCGCGCTGGCGGAGGCCGAGCGCCTCGGCGGCACCCGCCGGATGGGCCCGGACCGCGCCCCCGGGCGCGACCTGGTGGTCGCCCAGTTCACCGACCCGCAGGGCAACCTGGTGGGCCTGGCGGGCCCGGCCGACGTTCAGCGAGCTCCCTGA